Within the Fusarium keratoplasticum isolate Fu6.1 chromosome 1, whole genome shotgun sequence genome, the region GGAGAAGACTACCAGGATCGTGTCCGTGGGCCATTGAACGAGGGTGGTAGCTTCGTTGAGAGAAATGGTTTTCACCAGCCCGGACCACCGACTAAGGAGCGTTCATGGAGTAAACGGAATCCAATCACAAAGGGCCTTTCTGGGCCGGGCCTTGGGTATTTCACCACATCCTTCGATCTGAACCTTCCCCAAGGATGGGATGTGCCACTCTTCTTTTCATTCGCCAACGAGACAGCAGGGCTGCCGTCAGATCAGATTAACAATCAGATAtatcaatcaaatcaatcaattcaaaTCAGATATGGAATTTCATCAGATCAATCAATTCAGATACAAGCGTCTATACATCTGATATATCTGATATCCCTTGCACAGAGAGCGGTTACCCTAGAACTGCCGGATCATCTATATGCTCCGACTCCGGAGAGTAAGGCTCTCTCCGAAAAGCAACGGTGTTACAGGGGTCAGCCGAGCTGATTGGTCCTGGACCCCTGCTTGCCTGGTCCTGGCCGGAGGCAAATCTGAAGGAAGGTTCCCCCTTTTTTCCTACTCTCGCTCTATCACGGTATAGCCTTAGCCAGATGAACATACACCACCCTTGGATCGTCAGAAACCTATCTTAGCTATTTAATTTTGAAGCTATCTAGACCTTCTGCTAATCATAGTCCAAAATATCCGAGACCGCTTTAAAAGGCAGCCTTGCTGGCAGcgcgtcgtcatcgccaccaccCGCATTTCCTCGTCTCGGATCCCGGCCtaagagcatcgccaagcagtATAATGCCGCTTTGGCTTTAGCCTCGACTACCGATTCTTCCGTTGACGACCTTTACAAGATTACTTGGGGCCAACGACGTTTCGTTATTGCAAGCCTCTTAGataggaggaagagcaggggCCGGCGAAGCTGGATCGGAAACCATAGCTGGTTCCTAGCAGAATTAAGGAGAGACAATACATCTAGCGGGGATATCTGGTGTTGCCGGCTCTGTGATGATAAGGGCACACCGCGATTTTTCAATGCTCAGTCGATATCTTCGGCACAAGCCCATCTTTACAAGTTAGCGGTCCTTCCCTTTTTCTAGGTATTACTAACAGTTTCAGAGCTCACAGGATCACCGAGACCTTCGAACCGGGCTCATCTAACGATTCGTCGGTCCTCGATCTTCAAAGAAGCGCATCCAAGAAacggccagctccttcttccttcattcTTCCCCGAGCGAAGATAGCGCGGATCAGAGAGCTCTCAGTTGGCTATATTGTTGATTCTAATCTCCCCTTTACTACCTTCGagagtacctacctacaagAGCTATTCCGTCAGCTAGACCCTGATCTTTATACCCAGGTGCCCTGGGGTCGAACTGCAGCTAAGAAAGACCTAGAGGATATACTCTCTTTAAAGAAAGCGGCTATcaaggaggaactcgacaaggctATTACCCAGGTACATATCAGCTTCGATCTCTGGACCTCTCCAAACAGACTAGCTTTCATTTCGATCTTTGGTCACTATATTGACCAGAGCAACTTATACCAAAAGCCGGCTGCTAGCTTTCAGGAGGCAAATTAGGTCTCACGCCGGCGAGAATATCGCCTACACTATAAGGAATATCGTCCGTGATTGGGGGATCGATTCGAAGCTTAGGGTCTCGATCTATGATAATACGACCAGCAACGATATTTGCTTGCGAAGCCTCTACACAACTCTCGATGCCTCGATGACTCGAGCGGATACGGAGGCACGAAGGATACGATGTTTCGGGCATATTCTAAACCTTGTTGCCCAAGCTTTCCTctatggcgatgatgcagctTCTTTCGAACTTCAATCTGAGGCTTATGGCATGCTAGAGCGGGTTAAAGAAGACCTCGAACACTGGCGAGCTAAGGGTCCAGTTGGGAAGCTTCATAATATCGTCAGGTTCATCCGAGCCTCTCCGCAACGCACCGAAGCATTCAAAGCAcatgccaaggagcaggaggaggcggacatatacaagcttgcagaagaaTCAACGGCCGAGCTTGAAGTCATACAGAACAACGCTACGAGATGGAATTCGACCTATATGATGATCGAACgcgccttgatcaagcagTCTGAGCTCAATAGCTTCATTCAAGAGCTAGGGCTAGAAGCAGacgcctcaagaagggttccTACAGCTGACATCCTGACCTCTGATGACTAGAAGGTCCTCAGGGAGGTTAGTCATATCTTAGAGCCGATCTATAATATGACGATGAGAACACACGGGGATGGGGTACAAGCGGGGGGTCACGGCCGGCTCTGGGAGGTCATGACAGGGATGGAGTTTATTCTGGAACATCTCGAAGACTGGAGGGTTCTCTACGAGGATGAAACTGCTCATCTAGCTGCGGAAGTAAGACATATGATCCAGGGAGAGGAGCCCGAACCAGCTACGGGTGTGAAATCAACATCTGCGCGACCATCAGCAGTCGGACAAACCCGAGAGCGACCCTCACGCCAGCAACGACTACCATCACGACTTCAGGGGTATAAGATCACGCCGttacgccgccgccgcgaaaCAGCTCTTCCGGCCCATCAACTTGCCAGCCCACAGTTTaatgaagatgccctccCCTGCACATTCTCGAGAGGACTACCTACAGGGCGATGCTCGTTCCATGAGCAATATTGCTAGTAtggagggccaagagcgtGCAAGTATTAGGGGCAAGCATCAATAATGCTTGGATTAAGCTTAACGAGTACTACACTCTCCTCGGGCGATCGCCTCTGTTTGCGGCCTCTGTTGTTCTAAATCCGGACCTTGGCCTCCGGTGGCTTGAGACTAACTGGACCTCCCCGGAGCAGCTACAATGGCTTCGGGATGcaaaggatggcatcaaaggctACTTTGAGCGTTGGTACTCAAACGACGATAATGCCTCTGAGGAGAGTATTTTCGCCACGCCCTCGTTAACGCCCCGACCTGAGCAAAGTAGGTTTAAGCAGTGGGTAAAAAGCCGGCAGCCTAAGCTCTCAGCAACAGGCAGTGAGCTTGAACGATACTACAGGCTTGAGCCGGAGCAGGTGAATGACCCTATTCAGTGGTGGATTAATCATAGGAACGCTTTCCCGCGTTTAAGCAGATTTGCATTGGACGTCCTTGCTATTCCGGCCATGGCAACTGACTGTGAGAGAGCATTCAGTCTTGCGAAGCTTACAGTCACCTCACAGCGGCATTCCCTGCTTAGATCGAGCATTAAGTCGGTCCAATTACTAAAGAACTGGATCAGGGGAGGGCGTATTACTCTAGGGGGCCTATGCTtaagcaacaaggccagttAGAACCTAGGGCAGGATCCTGAGGATAGGGATAGCTTCACGTAAGCTATGATATATCAGATATctatcaatcaatcaatcagaTCAGATATAGAGGGCAAATTATCAGTTCAGATCAGATTTGGGTCCTGATCTGATTTGATTGATCTGACGGCAGCCCTGCGAGACAGTTCCTACGCCAGCCTATCGTGCGCAGTTGTTTGTCAACGGGTACAACTTTGGTCATTACATCAACGAAGTGGGCCCCCAGAAATCTTTTCATGTACCTGAAGGTGTTTTGAATCATCAGGGCGAGAACTGGTTGGGAATTCTAATCTGGTGCCAGGAGCCAGACGGTGTGAAATTAGATGGTCTCACGTTGGAATACAAAATGCCAGTTCGTTCTGCCATGGAGAGGGTCAAGCCCATTTCTCAGCCACGAtggagaaagagaaagaatgCCTATTAGTTTTAGAAGTTATATAACGCAAATTTCTATTTCTTACTATGGCTTACTTTCAAACAGTCTAGGTCGAATAGTATTCTTTTACTATTGACGTAAGTAGAACATGATCAATCCATGTTCTATTCTCCTTTCTCAAGTGAAAACAATCCGAACATGTTTCCAAGTTAACGGTAGAAAGTAACCGGTGAGATTAATCTTAACCATGATGAGATACCCTCGCTAGCCTTTGACAATGGGATGCTATTAGCAACTTCCCTAGTACTTTTCTATTTACTCTTTCCTCTTGATCTTATCCTCGATGCACTCAACAGTACTTTCTTCCAGGCGCTTCACATTCTCTTCTGCAGGGTTCCTGTCGAAAATCTCACTAATTTCCTCCAAGGAGCGATTCTGTAAGTTTGATTAGATTGCGGCATGCGAGAATCAGGTATCGGCGGGATGGACtgaccttggtctcggggaaCGCAAAGAAGACAggtgttgacaatgtgttctttattatagttgaggcccggccctcgacgggttaactgagccagaagatcgcACGACTACGATCCCTCCATCGACTGGAACTCTACTATCCCTTGGCTGCGAAAGCacaccaagatggagatCTGGGTAAAAGGCGTCGCATCGGCTGATTATGTGGTCTTGGCTATCAGGCATGGCCTAGATGGCATTGTTATTTCTAACCATGGCGGCCGGCAGCTGGACGGCGTTCCCGCCACGCTTGACGTGTTGCGTGAATGCGCCATTGCGGCCAACGGCAAGATTCTAATCACTGTGGCTGGTAGCATCCGCCGTGGCACCGATATCTTCAAGGCTCTTGCTCTAGGGGCCTCTCATGTCTTTGTTGGCAGAATTCCCATCTGGGGCCTCGCTGTAAGATCATGCCGAAACCTTGTGTCGCAGCTGACAACAATGCCCTAGATGCCGCAAAATCAAGGATATCACTGGCGGACATGTGGCATATCTCAATTCGAACGGCGTATTGGCCAAACTGTAGAATGTTTACAGGGCAGGTTATGAGCTTTATATCTATCTCATTGTTATATTATATGAAGCGCCGTTGATAAGAGAGCTGCTTGTACGCAATTGACCGTCGGAATTCATACCCGTAGAGCCGGCGCTGCGGACTAGTGTCAGCTTACCCGCCGTCTGAAAGCCTTTTCCTGGTTTATTCCATGTAAATGGCGCCAAGTCCTTGGGGTTGTCGTCGATGTGGCTGACGAAGAGCTCATCGCCCTTGGTGCTCAAGGGGGGCGTCCCAGATGGCCTAGAACTTCTTTAAGAACGGCCCATGGACGTGCCGCTTGAGGTCGAGGTACTTGGGGTTATTTGGGGTGAGCGAGGATGTCTCCCGCCTTGAAATGGTACTTCTTGCCTGACTTTGTCGCTGGGACCTCGGCTGACCCTTCCAGCAGAACCATGGTCTCGTCACCCAATGGAGCCGAATACACGATATCGCAAGTGCCGTCATCATTGCAGCCTGCGATGCCAGGGCCCGTCCGCCACAGACCCGACGCGAGTGGCGGTGACTCCTCCAGTACGGATGGTCACGACCTCGCCCTTTGACTGAGGAGCATGAAGAGGATCTTCCCAGTCAAAGGGAGTCCACATAACTTACCTGTCTATCTCTTAGTGTTTGGCAAGTTTCCCACCACACTTTCTAAAACAAATAAGACCTCGAGATTAAAGCATACTGGCTGTAAATAACCGCAGGTACATTATCCTCGGCACACAATCAGCGAAGGTGGCCCATAGCTGGATCGCTGCTGTGTTTCCAAGAGATTGTTTTGTACCAGCCCACATCAGAACACGCAGATGGCTTTAAGGCCATGAGGGCAAATCAGCATGTCATTTCCAGGCAGCAACGTTGGGACACTTTCGGGGTTGGCCTCTGTCGTCACCCTCGCACTGTAAATGGGGTTGCCATCATGCCACAAGCGAACGCCACATCGACCCTCAACTCCTACATCGTCATACGAGACAACGCCATATTTCGCAGCTTGGCAACATGTGATAAAGGATACCTCTGCCACAGGGAGCTTAACCGTAAGTCGGTAGGTAGTCTCTTCTGCACTAAGCCACTGGCGTACTTGCGGCACTCATCAGGCTTCTATATGATCCGTTGCCCTCCTCACCATTCCAGGAGATGCTGTCTCGTCTTCTTTTTATGATCGCAATATTGTgcctaataataataaaccttgGATCTTTCCTTATCTACTATCGCACCTAAGCTAAACCAGCCTCCACCGGGCTATCAacatctcagccatggccaatCACCCTTCCACCAAAGATCATGTCGATAGCCAGACGTCTAACCCAGTTGTCAAAACACATTCAGGCTACATCCAGGGTAAGACTACCAACGGCATCCACATCTTCAAAGGCGTGCCATTCGCAGCACCGCCTTTTGCGTCTAATCACCTTCGTCCTCCGCAGCCACCACAGCCATGGCAAGGCGTACGTGATGCGCTAGCCTTCGGGCCAAAATCACCTCAGACTGCCTATCCTCCCGGTATCGCTGAAGCTCTAGCAGAGTTGGTCGATTCAGGCGAGGACTGTCTGACGCTCAACGTCTGGACGCCTAATCTGGAGGCGGCTAGGCTACCAGTCATGGTTTGGATCCCAGGTGGCATGTTCGAGTTCCATGCCACAGGCGGTGCAGCGCCTTATGATGGTAGTAGGTTCGCTCGAGACGGTGTTGTGTGCGTCACTATCAGTTACCGAGTTGGTGTCGAAGGTTTCCTCTACCTGCCTAGCGATGGGGTCTCCAACCTCGGTCTGCTCGACCAGATTGCCGCTCTCGACTGGGTACAGAAGAACATAGCCAGTTTTGGCGGCGACCCAGACAAAGTCACCATCTTTGGGCAGTCAGCAGGCGGGATGAGCGTCGCTACTCTGTTGGCAGTCCCGCGGGCAAAAGGCCTTTTCCGCCGTGCCATAATCCAAAGCGGGAACAGTCCAAAGGTCAACTCAGCCGCCGTAGCAGAGCGCATCGGGCGTCGATTTGCGGAGATCCTGGGAATCGAGGCCACAGGGGAGGCTGTCGCTGCAACACCGTCTGATAATATTCTGGAGGCGCAGGCGAACCTGCGAGAGGAACTTCAGTCACAGCCCAATCCTGCCTTTTGGGGCGAGGTTGCCCTCAGCTATCTTCCGTGGGCGCCTGTGGTGGATGGGGATATTCTTCCGAAGCACCCGCTAGATGCTGTGACTGCGGGAGATGCGGCTGGCGTTGATCTTATGGTTGGGTCTAATACCGATGAGACTCGGATTTTCTTTGTGTCTGACGGTTCTATCGACCGCATCACTGAAGAAGTATTGCCGATGATGACTGGCGTGTATGGTGTGTCACCTGAAGGTCTCAACACATATCGTTCATGGTATCCAGGAGCCAGTGCTGGCGAGTTGTTTTCAGCGGTCCAGACAGACTGGTACTGGAGGATTCCAGCCGTTCGTTTCGCTGATGCTCATTCAAAAGTCTCCCGGGCCTCTACTTACATGTACGAGTTCGCATGGCCCTCACCACAGATGGAAGGTCGGCTCGGCGCTGCGCATGCTGTTGAGATGGCTTTTGTCTTCGACACGCTCGGGCTGGGAACCGAGGCTCTTCTTGGACCGAGTCCGCCTCAAGCACTCGCCAATGAGATGCATAGAGCTTGGGTAGCGTTTGCGTCGACGGGAGACCCCAACTGGCCAAAATATGACGCTTCGCGGAGGACCACGATGCATTTCGACTCCGAGTCGCGAGTGATTGGTGACCCTCTCAAGAGGGAACTTGAGCTTTGGGAGGGTGTGATTTAGCCACTATATGTATATAGAACCGAAACATCTCTCTGGATGTTCTATATGCACTACGCGGCGTCCTTTAATACGGAGGAAGATCTCGCTTATTATAGATCGCTAGAGCACCCCTGCTAGTGAGCGTTATGGTATATGAGATAGTATCTGTGTCTCAAGGGATAACGGGTCGTGATGACTAGCTAGGGTAGCTATATCTTGCTTCAGCGTTTCTCCCTATCTCTTAATACCCGTCTAAGAATCTTTCCGCCAACAATCCATCATGTCCCAAGCCTCTAtccaccatcatcgtcatctccaGGCGCCACCCTTCCCCTGATTCCAACACCCAGCACGAGATCTCGAATACATTTAGCTATCAGGCGGAAAATCGAATAGCCCTGgctttgttgttgttgttgaaagAACCGttgtcatcctcctcatcttcctcctcatcttcatcatcatcgttggCTGAAGCACCGTTGCTAACTGCAGCGTTATTCTGAACCGCACCATTGTTGGCTGAGGCGTCATCATTAGCGGCAGCATTGTTGTTGGCTGCACCGTTGTTGACGGCAGCATTATCATTTGTGGCGGCACTATCGTTACCggcgttgttgttggcagcACCATTGCTGGCGGCATCATCAGTGGCGTTGTTCGCACCTCCAGCGTTACCACCCGCCATCTGAACAGgaacaacaccaccaaaaGGACCAGCGCGAGCAGGGTTCTGGCAGCGGACAAGACAAACATTGTTCTGGCCGGCAACGGTGCCAGTGCACTCCTGATCAGCGGGTATAGCCGCGACGAGGGGAAAATCCGAGGCCTCGCCATCACGGTTGCGGCCACGCTCGTTGCCTTCAACGTTCTGCGTGACGGTGATGTCGGCCCAGCTCTGGCCAGTGCCATCATCGTTGATCATACAAGTATAAGGCCCAGCGCCGTCGCTGTTGACCTGGTGCAGCGTCATGGTGAGTTCGCCGCCCTGCGTGACCTGCGGCAGATCATCATTAGTCTCAGCTAGGATGGCTGAGGTACCGGTCTCGACATCGTTGTCACCCCCGCCAAGAGTCTCGCCGACGGTCTCGGCCGAGTCACCGCGGAAACGGGTGGCATCCTGCTGGAAGGGCCGGCGGCGCGTGCCGTCACGGGGCGTAGTGTTGTCGACGCCCAGGGCCATACCCGAGCCGCCGGAGTCACCAACTGCATTGGTGATGACGCTGTGCCCGGTGGTGAGCTGAGCCAGGGCGAGGAGAGTCCAGGTGATGGCGGTCTTGACGGAAGGCATGTTGATTTTGATTGTGGTGGTGTAGAAGTTTGTAAAATAAGATCAAAGGATTGGTAAATGAAGACCTGTCCGGCAGGGAAGAAGAGTAGCTTGGTAAGAGACTGGAAAGAAAGCTaaggctgatgatgatgagctggatAATTCACCGAGAAACAGCCCATGATTTATAGTCCATCGACATCGCAACCACAACCTCTTTAGACACGAGCTCACCGCACCAAGACAcctgaagccatcgccaagctccCCAGCCTCAGGATCCAACCCCATGAGGCAGCGTCCCTCCACCGTCGAAGCGCCCTCCCCTCATGTGTGAGGGTGCATTTGTGCTTCGCCACAATGGATGAGGTTATCGACATTGGCTACGGAAGCTGTGAGGGCTGAAGTCAAACGAAACGCTACTCTGCGCGGCCAATCGCGACTGAATTCTGACGCGACGCTGACCGTTTCGAACTGGGTTTGAGTAACAGGTTGTTTCCGGAACTTTGACGATCCTGGGTGGACGGACCGCCCATGGGTCTTGGCACGGCCCGAACTAACCGACAGGACCTTCTCTGCACTTGTCTGTAAAAAGTTTTGCTGCTTTTGTTCCCCAGGTCTGAATGGTGAGCTGCTGCGCAGTCAGGAGCTAGCCGAGTGCCCAATGATACGACTTGGCTAGGTTTCAAGCTACGTCTGGGTTTGCGGCCTGAGTCTGTGAGAGTTGTTCCCCTCATGGGGCTTATCACCACCTTTTAAgtctcttgttcttctctATCATTCGTTCATTGGTCTAGTCGATTGATTTCGGGTATCCAATCGCCATCTTGTGATGTGATAGCTACCCACAGCATCCTTCTCAAATTTCTAAGAAGCCAGTCGGAAAACGCTGCCACTTGTGGCCGATGCTACTATGCAATCGGGCACTACTCAATCTCGGGATCAACAATGCCCGATAGATCTTTGCAATAACCTTAACCTCTACGATTAAGCAACTACTAGACCCTACTTGACTTTCTTGCTGCCACCATGCAGTCCATGTCGCCCTGCTTCGCAAACCAAAAGTTGGATACGCTCCATGGCTCCTCGGGATGAACAAGCTCAAAGTCAAAATGCCTCAAAATCTCGGGGAGCAGCTTTGACATCTCCATCAACGAGATATTCTTTCCC harbors:
- a CDS encoding Carboxylic ester hydrolase; the protein is MANHPSTKDHVDSQTSNPVVKTHSGYIQGKTTNGIHIFKGVPFAAPPFASNHLRPPQPPQPWQGVRDALAFGPKSPQTAYPPGIAEALAELVDSGEDCLTLNVWTPNLEAARLPVMVWIPGGMFEFHATGGAAPYDGSRFARDGVVCVTISYRVGVEGFLYLPSDGVSNLGLLDQIAALDWVQKNIASFGGDPDKVTIFGQSAGGMSVATLLAVPRAKGLFRRAIIQSGNSPKVNSAAVAERIGRRFAEILGIEATGEAVAATPSDNILEAQANLREELQSQPNPAFWGEVALSYLPWAPVVDGDILPKHPLDAVTAGDAAGVDLMVGSNTDETRIFFVSDGSIDRITEEVLPMMTGVYGVSPEGLNTYRSWYPGASAGELFSAVQTDWYWRIPAVRFADAHSKVSRASTYMYEFAWPSPQMEGRLGAAHAVEMAFVFDTLGLGTEALLGPSPPQALANEMHRAWVAFASTGDPNWPKYDASRRTTMHFDSESRVIGDPLKRELELWEGVI